In one window of Plasmodium cynomolgi strain B DNA, chromosome 13, whole genome shotgun sequence DNA:
- a CDS encoding hypothetical protein (putative) — translation MHERNLQNSSFTNFEELSKKHTFLNIFLRKNRSGKLFYNFGKSLAIYFLSKATLKEYYDLNFYLPYVQCKALDETLEHITVVSKGEDGDYVTVQVNDLAKFKDTLLIMYNEYNHMLLNLRSEKEECVLINESTSIEEESRGKKNYLCPNIPGRANYMHYIADLTALPKVPVEGASKGAKHGERTNERIGERIDERVGEQVGEWTNERVGELTVEQVDKWTPLARETNDEEKDTLLRGSQIKVLDIGVGSNCIYPLLGNCIYNWSFVGVDVNLDSLKFCYLNILLNNKENNIVLNSLDEVNRNPFRNIRAHMNEVVYFDTEQVASTESQKVDDQLGSTGEDKTTRSEQIEADLDKPRGAKDDHLDTNYSVGASYNSEEEHFSGIKEEVDGGLQRSEIKSDIPSDRVGGEYGFILNMIKESSSYFYNVVWFTTMVSKFKNVKLIKKEIIKSMRMYTMDNKKQVNFLDALTRNDMHFDQHLRLQKVGGCSFPVHIAQHRIFESYTGRITRWIVCWSYYGEEHIDRVKRLLQARICKT, via the exons ATGCATGaaagaaatttacaaaatagcTCGTTCAccaattttgaagaattaagcaaaaaacaTACCTTtctaaacatatttttacgcaAAAATAGGAGtgggaaattattttacaattttggaaaatctcTAGCTATTTACTTCCTCAGTAAAGCTACCCTAAAGGAGTACTACGACCTCAACTTTTATTTGCCATATGTACAATGCAAAGCATTGGATGAGACTTTGGAACACATAACTGTAGTATCGAAAGGCGAAGATGGCGACTACGTTACTGTTCAAGTGAATGATCTAGCCAAGTTTAAGGATACCCTTTTGATCATGTATAATGAGTACAACCACATGCTACTAAATTTGCGAagtgaaaaggaagagtGTGTATTGATCAACGAGAGTACCTCCATAGAGGAGGAAAGTAGGGGCAAGAAAAACTACCTCTGTCCGAACATTCCTGGCAGAGCTAATTACATGCACTATATAGCCGACTTGACTGCTCTGCCGAAGGTTCCCGTGGAAGGGGCCTCCAAAGGGGCCAAGCATGGTGAAAGGACTAACGAACGGATTGGCGAACGGATTGACGAACGGGTTGGCGAACAGGTTGGTGAATGGACTAACGAACGGGTTGGCGAACTGACTGTGGAACAGGTAGACAAATGGACACCTCTCGCGCGTGAGACCAATGACGAGGAGAAGGACACCCTACTGCGCGGCAGCCAAATAAAAGTACTGGACATTGGGGTGGGTTCAAACTGCATATACCCACTACTGGGGAATTGCATATACAATTGGTCCTTCGTAGGGGTAGACGTAAACCTAGACTCTTTGAAATTTTGCTACTTGAATATTTTACTAAATAACAAAGAAAACAACATAGTGCTCAA TTCCTTGGATGAAGTTAACAGAAACCCCTTTCGAAACATCCGTGCCCACATGAACGAAGTGGTTTATTTTGACACCGAACAAGTTGCATCTACAGAATCGCAAAAGGTGGATGACCAGCTTGGCTCCACGGGAGAGGATAAAACAACCCGTAGTGAGCAGATTGAAGCAGATCTGGACAAGCCACGCGGGGCGAAGGATGATCATCTAGATACCAACTATTCCGTCGGTGCGTCCTACAATAGTGAGGAAGAACATTTCAGTGGGataaaagaagaagtggaTGGGGGCCTGCAAAgaagtgaaataaaaagtgacATACCTAGCGATCGTGTCGGGGGAGAATAcggttttattttaaatatgattaAGGAAAGTAGCTCCTATTTTTACAACGTAGTCTGGTTCACCACCATGGTGtccaaatttaaaaatgtgaaattaataaaaaaggaaataataaagtCTATGCGAATGTACACTATGGATAACAAAAAACAAGTCAATTTTCTGGATGCCCTTACACGGAATGACATGCATTTTGATCAGCACCTCCGTTTGCAAAAGGTAGGGGGGTGTTCCTTCCCGGTGCATATAGCACAGCATCGAATTTTCGAGTCCTACACCGGGAGAATAACCAGGTGGATCGTTTGCTGGTCCTACTACGGAGAGGAGCACATCGACCGCGTGAAACGGCTGCTGCAAGCGCGAATTTGTAAAACGTGA